In Thermofilum pendens Hrk 5, the sequence CTGACCTCCAGCACCTCGCGCGGCTCCCCGCTGAGCGCGAGCCACTTCTCCTCCCACCTGCCGTTGCCCTCGGCGTACTCCATCGAGGCCAGGATGAGCGGGTACAGGAAGGAGTAGAGGCACTCCTCCCCGTCGTCGCCCCACGCGGTCACCATGAAGCCCTTGACTCCCTCCTCCCGCGCCGCCTGCAGGAAGCTCTTCACGTTCGCCAGGGCGGCGTCGAAGTCGGGGTAGTACCTGTCCCAGTTCCAGAGGCCCGGGCAGACGATTTGCTCGTAGCCTCTCTCCTTGAAGAGCCGGATCTTCTGCTTGAAGTACTCGACGGTGCCGGGCGAGTAGTCCCAGTTCGCCACCACGGCCTCCCTCCACGCCGGGTTCTCGAGGATCGGCCTCCACAGATCCCTCTCGGTCTCGCGCAGGTACATGCCGGCGAGCATGTCGCCCCAGATCAGCGGGGTCTTGCCGCGCTCCCTGGCCAGCCGAAGCAGCCTGGAGTGGTGCTCGGCGTAGAGCCGCGGCCACTCGAACCTCAGGGTCCTGTCCAGGCTCCTCCCCCTCCCCATCGCCCAGGTCTCGTCGCCGCCTATGTGGATGTACCTCGACTTCGTCTTCTCGAGCGCCTCCTCCAGCAACTCCTCCGCGAACCTCCTAGCCTCGGGGTCGCCCACGTCCAGGCACCCCTCCTCCGGCCTATGCCACTCGCTGAACCTCCGGTACCCCGGCAGGGACAGGATGTTCTCCATGTGCCCGGCCAGCTCGAGCGATGGGAAGACCTCCACCCCGAGCCTACCCCCGTACTCCACAACCTCCCTCCACTCCTTGCCCGTGTACCTGCCCCGCCTCGCCCCGATGTCCGGGTAGCGGTCCCAGGGGAAGAGGTCCTCGACGTAGACGGCCAGGTAGTTGTACTTCAGGAGGAAGAGCCAGCGCAGAAGCCTCTTCAGCTCCTCCACAGTCGCCACGCCGCCGCGCGCAACGTCTAGGTGGAAGCCCCGGAACTCGAAGCGCAACCTCTCCTCGACCCTGACCTCCGGGATGGCGCGGTAACCCCCCTGAATGACCAGCTGGATCAACGTCGCCGTGTAGACCCTCGGATCCCCCCACACCTCGACGAAGCCTTCCTTGACCTCGAGGCCCGTCCCCTCCCCCTCAACCCTCCGAACCTCCCACTCCCCCCTGGGCAGGCGGAACTCCTCGGCTACGAAGGGGTCGAGGTTCGAGAAGCCGTCGAAGCTGAACCAGCGCCCCCCGAACTCGAGCCTCGCCGGCTCGGGCACAACGACCGGCTCCCCACCCATGGGAG encodes:
- a CDS encoding beta-N-acetylhexosaminidase, giving the protein MGGEPVVVPEPARLEFGGRWFSFDGFSNLDPFVAEEFRLPRGEWEVRRVEGEGTGLEVKEGFVEVWGDPRVYTATLIQLVIQGGYRAIPEVRVEERLRFEFRGFHLDVARGGVATVEELKRLLRWLFLLKYNYLAVYVEDLFPWDRYPDIGARRGRYTGKEWREVVEYGGRLGVEVFPSLELAGHMENILSLPGYRRFSEWHRPEEGCLDVGDPEARRFAEELLEEALEKTKSRYIHIGGDETWAMGRGRSLDRTLRFEWPRLYAEHHSRLLRLARERGKTPLIWGDMLAGMYLRETERDLWRPILENPAWREAVVANWDYSPGTVEYFKQKIRLFKERGYEQIVCPGLWNWDRYYPDFDAALANVKSFLQAAREEGVKGFMVTAWGDDGEECLYSFLYPLILASMEYAEGNGRWEEKWLALSGEPREVLEVRKALGKGEVANYVKRVLFSPTDEVKGLPVFDEWRKALELAERVRLPPDLEFVKRCLEVGLRKVEGKATAADLLGLASLYADLWLRERKPANLARVYARFYSAAALGRAPKARRRAKPASSPHKRV